The bacterium sequence TCAGCGGCACGAGCGCAAGGGCGAGGCCGAGGGCGGGCGCGGCGAGCGAGGCGGGCCGAGGCCTGAAGCCCGTCACGTCCGCCGTCCGAACAGCGAGGCGACGCCGCCCGGCATCACGATGAGCGCGACAACGAGGAGCGCGTAGGCGACGACGTTCTGCAGGCTCGCCCGCATGAACAGCACCGCGAACGACTCCGCGAATGCGAGGACCGCCGCTCCGATCGTCACGCCGGCGAGGTTCTCCAGTCCGCCAAGAACGATGATCGTGAAGCTCTTCAGCTGAAACGGCGCGCCGAAGTCCGGGGTGAAGCTGAACAAGAGCGTCATGAGTCCCCCGGCGAATCCCGCGAAGGCCGTCCCGAGGCCGAACGCGATCGCGCTGATCCGCTCGGTGTCGATGCCGGCGAGCAGCGCCGCCTGCGGATCCTGGACCGTGGCGCGCAGCGCCTTCCCGACGTAGGTGTGGTTCAGCAGGACGTGCAGGATCCCCATCACGGCGAGCGCCACCGCGAAGACGACGAGGCGCGTCACGGCGATCCGGTAGTCGAAGAAGGACAGCGCCTTGTACGTGTATCGCGTGATGATCGACTGGTCTTCACTGCCCCAGATCGTGAGCGCCGCGTTCTGCAGCACGAGCCACAGCCCGAACAGCATCAGGAGCGACGCGATCGGGAGCGCCCGGCGCACGCGCCGCACGAGAAAGGCGTACACCGCGACGCCCGCGAGGAAGAAGAGCGGCATGTTGAGGAACGCGCCGGCGATCGGATCGAGGTGCCACGCCTGGGAGTAGACGAGCGTCATGAACGCGCCGAGCATGAGGAAGCCGGCGTTGCTCAAGTTGATGACCTTCATCACGCCGTAAATGATGGCGAGGCCGTACGACATCACCGCGTACAGCCCCGCCGTCAGGATCGACGTGATGCAGACCGAGATCAGGTTCTGAGCGGAGAACACCTCCGGCTGGCCCCCGCAGGTCGCCCGTCTAGTCCGGCCCCGCCGCCCCTACGGCCTCGGC is a genomic window containing:
- a CDS encoding branched-chain amino acid ABC transporter permease; the encoded protein is MFSAQNLISVCITSILTAGLYAVMSYGLAIIYGVMKVINLSNAGFLMLGAFMTLVYSQAWHLDPIAGAFLNMPLFFLAGVAVYAFLVRRVRRALPIASLLMLFGLWLVLQNAALTIWGSEDQSIITRYTYKALSFFDYRIAVTRLVVFAVALAVMGILHVLLNHTYVGKALRATVQDPQAALLAGIDTERISAIAFGLGTAFAGFAGGLMTLLFSFTPDFGAPFQLKSFTIIVLGGLENLAGVTIGAAVLAFAESFAVLFMRASLQNVVAYALLVVALIVMPGGVASLFGRRT